One window of the Candidatus Falkowbacteria bacterium genome contains the following:
- a CDS encoding thioredoxin domain-containing protein, whose translation MNQGEKPLGQATAKLTIVVLALVLVTAVGLWIAQKKIPSITPIEQIATSTADNGQLDQAKEAELQKTGSFDESKLGKVLPVRLADDKDHVWGSLSAKVVMIIYDDFECPFCADYYDTVEKAKAEFGDKLAVVFRHAPLINIHAYALKAAEASECAAEQGKFWEMYGKLFADNKAGRMYDKQFKDDAKAIGLDQAKFNQCLDTGKYKDKVINEMIEAKTFNVNGTPTTFINGEIVVGANPYEDLVASDGRKIEGLKNIITRQLQK comes from the coding sequence ATGAATCAAGGAGAAAAGCCACTCGGCCAGGCCACTGCCAAACTGACGATTGTCGTCTTGGCACTCGTCTTGGTCACGGCTGTCGGGCTATGGATCGCCCAGAAGAAGATTCCGTCAATCACCCCGATCGAGCAGATAGCTACCTCGACCGCCGATAATGGACAGCTTGACCAGGCAAAAGAAGCCGAGCTGCAGAAGACCGGCAGTTTCGATGAGTCGAAGTTGGGCAAGGTTTTGCCAGTGCGGCTTGCCGATGACAAAGATCACGTCTGGGGCAGTTTGAGCGCCAAAGTGGTGATGATCATCTATGATGATTTCGAGTGCCCGTTCTGCGCGGATTATTATGATACCGTCGAGAAGGCCAAGGCCGAATTCGGCGACAAGCTGGCCGTAGTCTTCCGGCACGCGCCTCTTATAAATATCCACGCTTACGCCCTGAAGGCAGCTGAGGCTAGCGAGTGCGCGGCCGAACAGGGCAAGTTCTGGGAGATGTATGGCAAGCTGTTCGCTGACAACAAGGCTGGCCGGATGTACGACAAGCAGTTCAAGGACGATGCCAAGGCGATCGGCCTGGATCAGGCTAAATTCAACCAGTGTTTGGACACCGGCAAGTATAAGGACAAGGTGATAAATGAGATGATAGAGGCCAAGACCTTTAACGTCAACGGCACGCCGACGACCTTCATTAATGGCGAGATAGTGGTGGGAGCTAATCCTTACGAGGATTTGGTTGCCAGCGATGGCCGGAAGATCGAAGGGCTCAAAAATATCATCACTAGACAACTGCAGAAATAA
- a CDS encoding dihydrofolate reductase family protein, with product MRKIIVLTFITLDGVMQAPGGPKEDTSGGFKFGGWTVPYFDEFAGKVMSEQMKGKYDLLLGRKTFEIFAGYWPQHTEEWPQVNQITKYVVTKTLKNPAWENTVVIKDDVVNEIRKLKEQDGPALQVHGSGNLIQTLLKNDLVDELWLKIFPITLGSGKRLFAEGVIPAAFTLVESQASPSGVIIASYKRAGEVKTGSF from the coding sequence ATGAGAAAAATCATTGTTCTGACTTTTATAACGCTCGATGGCGTCATGCAGGCGCCTGGCGGCCCCAAGGAAGATACTTCGGGCGGTTTCAAATTCGGCGGGTGGACAGTCCCATATTTTGATGAGTTCGCAGGCAAAGTCATGAGTGAACAAATGAAAGGGAAGTACGACCTTCTTCTTGGAAGAAAAACTTTCGAAATATTTGCAGGCTATTGGCCGCAGCATACGGAAGAGTGGCCTCAAGTCAATCAAATCACAAAATATGTTGTCACTAAAACCCTTAAGAACCCTGCCTGGGAGAATACCGTGGTTATCAAAGACGATGTCGTGAATGAGATAAGAAAGCTCAAAGAGCAGGACGGGCCGGCGTTGCAAGTGCATGGGAGCGGTAACTTGATCCAAACGCTTTTGAAGAACGATTTGGTCGATGAATTGTGGCTCAAAATATTTCCCATCACGCTCGGTTCGGGAAAACGTTTGTTCGCTGAGGGCGTCATCCCCGCGGCCTTCACTCTCGTGGAGTCTCAAGCATCACCCAGCGGAGTCATCATCGCTTCTTATAAACGAGCAGGCGAAGTAAAAACCGGCTCGTTTTAA
- a CDS encoding SDR family oxidoreductase translates to MFKEKTVLVTGGSSGIGKVAAILFAQQGADVVITYKSNKEGAKDTVKEIRKLKRKAIAIKADLIKEGNAKRVAEKALEKFGKIDVLVNNAGRYIDGDEWDGESKVWIESLGQNLVSVMNMSKYAAEAFKRQGRGVIVNVASELGHSGSADAISYGAAKAGIVNVTKAYAKLLSSSNGRANSVSPGAANVGYWLTAPKEELEERIARTPNHRLVEPAEVAQKIAYLASDEASAINGQDFLIE, encoded by the coding sequence ATGTTCAAAGAAAAGACTGTCCTAGTAACCGGCGGTTCGAGCGGTATCGGCAAAGTCGCTGCGATTTTGTTCGCTCAGCAAGGAGCGGACGTCGTGATTACGTACAAGAGTAATAAGGAGGGCGCCAAAGACACAGTCAAGGAAATAAGGAAATTGAAAAGAAAGGCCATTGCTATCAAGGCGGACCTAATCAAAGAAGGCAATGCCAAGCGGGTAGCGGAGAAGGCGCTTGAAAAATTCGGCAAAATCGACGTCCTGGTTAATAATGCCGGGCGGTATATCGACGGCGACGAATGGGATGGCGAATCGAAAGTCTGGATAGAGTCGTTGGGTCAAAATTTGGTCTCAGTAATGAATATGTCGAAATATGCCGCGGAGGCATTCAAGCGGCAAGGCAGGGGCGTGATAGTGAATGTCGCTTCCGAACTCGGACACTCCGGCAGCGCAGATGCCATTTCCTATGGCGCAGCCAAGGCCGGCATCGTGAATGTCACTAAAGCCTACGCTAAATTATTATCTTCATCGAATGGCCGCGCTAATTCGGTTTCTCCCGGCGCAGCCAACGTCGGCTATTGGCTGACGGCGCCGAAAGAGGAGTTGGAAGAGCGCATCGCCCGGACTCCGAATCATCGCTTGGTCGAGCCAGCGGAGGTTGCCCAAAAGATAGCATATCTGGCGTCAGACGAAGCTAGCGCAATCAATGGCCAGGATTTTCTGATCGAATAG
- a CDS encoding RNA-binding protein, producing the protein MAKKLYVGNLSYSSTEQSLREAFAPFGAITSVSIITDKMTGRSKGFGFVEMDNDDEAQQAIDAMNGKEVDGRTLTVNEARPMTERPPRRDFNRGGGDRGGFGGGNRERRSSW; encoded by the coding sequence ATGGCAAAGAAGTTATACGTCGGCAACTTGTCTTATAGCTCCACTGAGCAGTCTCTTCGCGAGGCTTTCGCTCCGTTCGGTGCTATCACTTCAGTGAGCATCATCACTGATAAGATGACTGGCCGCTCTAAGGGTTTTGGTTTCGTCGAAATGGATAATGACGACGAGGCACAGCAGGCAATCGATGCTATGAACGGCAAAGAAGTCGATGGCCGCACCCTGACCGTTAACGAGGCTCGTCCAATGACTGAGCGCCCACCTCGCCGTGATTTCAATCGCGGTGGCGGTGATCGCGGAGGTTTCGGCGGCGGCAATCGTGAACGTCGTTCCAGCTGGTAA
- a CDS encoding ZIP family metal transporter encodes MSLYLYIFGSVFLVSAASLIGIFFLFFSESKTERVIMFLVSLSAGTMLGDAAIHLLPEAAEKADGKLLIWYLFLVGVLMFFVLEKIVHWHHCHNHEECEHNKTLGVMNLVGDALHNFIDGAVIAGAFLVSIPLGLATLIAVLAHEVPQEIGDLGVLIHSGYTRAKALTYNFLSSLLSVIGAALTLLLSTRIPNLTDYILPITAGGFIYIATADLIPELKKHTALSKTLQQFCGIILGIVIMSLLKNLG; translated from the coding sequence ATGTCACTTTACCTCTACATTTTCGGCAGCGTCTTTTTGGTTTCGGCCGCTTCCTTGATTGGGATCTTCTTCCTCTTCTTTTCCGAATCCAAGACCGAACGCGTAATCATGTTTCTGGTCAGCCTGTCAGCCGGCACGATGCTAGGCGACGCCGCCATCCATCTTTTGCCCGAAGCCGCCGAGAAGGCCGACGGCAAACTCCTGATCTGGTACCTCTTCCTGGTTGGCGTTTTGATGTTCTTCGTCTTAGAAAAAATCGTCCACTGGCACCACTGCCACAACCACGAAGAATGCGAGCATAACAAAACCTTGGGCGTAATGAATCTGGTCGGCGACGCCTTGCATAACTTCATCGACGGCGCAGTCATCGCTGGCGCTTTCCTGGTCAGTATCCCTTTGGGGCTGGCCACCTTGATCGCCGTCCTGGCACACGAAGTCCCACAAGAGATTGGCGACCTCGGCGTCCTAATCCACTCCGGCTACACGCGCGCCAAGGCCCTGACATATAATTTTCTTTCTTCTTTGCTTTCAGTCATCGGCGCGGCCCTGACCCTGCTCTTGAGCACCAGGATTCCGAATCTGACCGATTATATCCTGCCGATAACCGCCGGCGGCTTCATTTACATCGCCACTGCCGACCTGATTCCAGAGTTGAAGAAGCACACCGCCCTCTCCAAGACCCTGCAGCAGTTCTGCGGCATCATCTTGGGCATCGTCATCATGTCATTGCTCAAGAATCTCGGCTAG